A section of the Campylobacter lanienae NCTC 13004 genome encodes:
- a CDS encoding ABC transporter ATP-binding protein encodes MIVGKDIVTKYNDRIIHENVNFHIKQGEIYGLLGGSGSGKTTLLKSMIFLKEPSSGSVEIDGVDIWRATPKKQQEIKLELGVMFQFGALFSNMSVLDNIGIMLREYSKFEPNDIDEIAKMWLIKVGLKPNSMSLYPSELSGGMKKRVALARALVLSPKVLFLDEPNSGLDPISARAMDRLICEIRDSLGITVVMVTHDVDSIFNILDRFLIVDNKKIAFEGDLKQALEFKDNPLKDLFLMR; translated from the coding sequence ATGATAGTTGGTAAAGATATAGTAACTAAATATAATGATAGAATTATCCATGAAAATGTGAATTTCCATATAAAACAAGGCGAAATTTACGGACTTTTGGGTGGGTCTGGAAGTGGTAAAACCACGCTTTTAAAGAGTATGATATTTCTTAAAGAACCAAGTAGCGGTAGCGTGGAGATTGATGGAGTGGATATCTGGAGGGCTACGCCTAAAAAGCAACAAGAGATTAAGCTAGAACTTGGGGTTATGTTTCAGTTTGGGGCGCTATTTAGTAATATGAGTGTTTTAGATAATATCGGAATTATGCTTAGAGAGTATAGTAAATTTGAACCAAATGATATCGATGAGATAGCTAAAATGTGGTTAATCAAGGTTGGATTAAAGCCAAATTCCATGAGTCTATACCCAAGTGAATTAAGTGGCGGGATGAAAAAGAGAGTGGCCTTAGCTAGGGCTTTGGTACTTAGTCCGAAGGTGCTATTTTTAGATGAGCCAAACTCTGGGCTTGATCCTATTAGCGCTAGAGCAATGGATAGATTGATTTGTGAAATTCGTGATAGCTTAGGTATTACTGTGGTGATGGTGACTCACGATGTGGATAGTATATTTAATATTTTGGATAGATTTTTGATAGTAGATAATAAAAAAATCGCTTTTGAAGGAGATCTTAAACAAGCTTTGGAATTTAAAGATAATCCTTTAAAAGATCTATTTTTGATGAGGTAA
- a CDS encoding MlaD family protein codes for MENKNSYFIAGLFFCLVLGFIGVFLLFMQGYDNRDLRDYYIVTKELPNGLKKDSEVRFVGVPAGYVKDIYFKDPSLAIIEIRLSLSDDLPIKTDSKAIVERSGISGIAHINITKGSDKAMVFDKKERAQIEIGEGLLDKIGTKTANLAESLDRIANKIDVSLKQENLDKLVNSIDRLNSLMSVIGSSENLGKIDNIISNIDMITYDLNRANLPKVINNLDKTISNIDATWVNIDNRIKDGQIDFKSILNPTLNSAMESIENLNDLLTQIKNNLNNLEDNPYEFLFKNRVDE; via the coding sequence ATGGAAAATAAAAACTCATACTTTATAGCTGGGCTGTTTTTTTGCTTGGTTTTGGGCTTTATAGGGGTATTTTTGCTATTTATGCAAGGTTATGATAATAGAGATTTAAGGGATTACTATATAGTTACAAAAGAGTTACCAAATGGGCTTAAAAAAGATAGCGAAGTGCGTTTTGTAGGTGTCCCTGCGGGATATGTAAAGGATATATATTTTAAAGATCCTAGCTTGGCTATTATCGAAATTCGGCTTAGTTTGAGCGATGATCTACCTATAAAAACAGATAGCAAAGCGATTGTGGAGAGATCTGGAATTAGCGGAATTGCACATATCAATATCACAAAAGGTAGCGATAAGGCTATGGTATTTGATAAAAAAGAGCGTGCTCAAATAGAGATTGGCGAAGGATTATTGGATAAAATAGGCACCAAAACGGCAAATTTGGCCGAGAGTTTAGATAGAATAGCAAATAAAATTGATGTATCATTAAAGCAAGAAAATTTAGATAAATTAGTAAATTCAATTGATCGCTTAAATTCACTAATGAGCGTTATAGGAAGTAGTGAGAATTTGGGCAAAATAGATAATATAATTTCAAATATAGATATGATAACTTATGATTTAAATAGGGCTAATTTGCCAAAGGTTATTAATAATTTAGATAAGACTATTAGCAATATTGATGCGACTTGGGTTAATATAGATAATAGAATAAAAGATGGTCAAATAGACTTTAAATCCATACTTAATCCTACTTTAAATTCCGCTATGGAGAGTATTGAGAATTTAAATGATCTATTAACACAGATAAAAAATAATTTAAATAATTTGGAGGATAATCCTTATGAGTTTTTATTTAAAAATAGGGTTGATGAGTAG
- the lgt gene encoding prolipoprotein diacylglyceryl transferase — MNPVAFSLFGISVHWYGIMYVLALLIALWVAKYFVKKDKIPISNSLLDSYFFWVEIGVILGARLGYIIIYDPNTLYYLTQPWQIFNPFINGEFVGIRGMSYHGALVGFILATILFSYRYKQNIFLYLDLVAISVPLGYIFGRIGNFLNQELIGRPTDVSWGVVSAGVLRHPSQIYEAMLEGVVIFVILYFYRHYKKFNGELIALYAMLYPIMRFICEFYREPDFGIGFVAFGLSMGQILSIIMFGFGLWLYFWLKFIKKEKPI, encoded by the coding sequence ATGAATCCCGTGGCATTTAGCCTATTTGGGATAAGCGTTCATTGGTATGGGATTATGTATGTTTTGGCTCTTTTAATCGCTCTTTGGGTGGCCAAATATTTTGTCAAAAAAGATAAAATTCCAATCTCAAATTCCCTTTTAGATAGCTACTTTTTCTGGGTTGAAATAGGCGTAATTTTAGGCGCTAGGCTAGGCTATATCATCATTTATGACCCAAATACCCTATACTATCTCACTCAGCCTTGGCAGATATTTAATCCATTTATAAATGGTGAATTTGTAGGTATTAGAGGGATGAGCTATCATGGAGCTCTGGTTGGATTTATCCTTGCTACTATACTATTTTCTTATCGATATAAACAAAATATATTTTTATATTTAGATCTTGTGGCTATCAGTGTGCCTTTGGGATATATCTTTGGTAGGATTGGCAATTTCTTAAACCAAGAGTTAATAGGTCGCCCTACTGATGTGAGCTGGGGCGTAGTGAGCGCTGGAGTGCTTCGCCATCCTAGTCAAATTTATGAAGCTATGCTTGAAGGGGTGGTGATATTTGTGATTTTGTATTTTTATAGACATTATAAAAAATTTAATGGCGAATTAATCGCCCTTTATGCTATGCTTTATCCTATTATGAGATTTATTTGTGAATTTTATAGAGAGCCTGATTTTGGTATTGGGTTTGTCGCATTTGGACTAAGTATGGGGCAAATTCTCTCTATTATTATGTTTGGCTTTGGTCTTTGGCTATACTTTTGGCTTAAATTTATTAAAAAAGAGAAGCCAATATAG
- a CDS encoding heavy metal translocating P-type ATPase yields MKKIELKIGGMSCVNCANSIAKSALKIPGIKSANVDFNTHCGIFEYEKDADIQALKDKIIKLGFNIAKSQNELEISQQKELKSLKTKFIICTIISVILMWIEMGGHDLKIVMIILASIGVFYCGFGFYSHAIKSLKERNYDMNVLIFLGTFCAFCYSIFATIFHNQIPTNLNYLYFSGATMILSFVLLGRYLESKAKALALSHLKSLMDLSPTKAFIITSDGSTKEIEANRLKIGDIVLVKTGSIIPCDGVITNGGAEIDTSAINGESMPVYRSVAQEVYSGTLVCNGHILIKVSKNPDSTLLAQISKLIQTAASKKLAISKLADKVANIFVPSVVGVAVVTLLAWMSANMPFQGILSAICVLIISCPCALGLATPIAVVCAISLALKHSILIKNPSALEQFSNLKFAVFDKTGTITTGDISVIETNLNQESLSLVASISALSSHPISKAIAQYAKELIDTKFQAKFEYISGLGIKGDNILIGNERLLNLNKIFIDESKKAIIEQKMDIGYGVILVAIDGEFSGYIAISDTIKPEAKEIIKSLKSQNITPVILSGDSHKISNLVAKELDIDMVYSEVLPQQKYEIIENLKQSGKVAFIADGINDAAALRAADISIAMNSGSDLAKNSADIILMRNNLNGVLKTLNLAQKSSTTIKQNLIWAFGYNALCIPVAAGVLEPHFGIHLTPMWAAFAMSLSSISVVLNSLRLKLSKI; encoded by the coding sequence TTGAAAAAAATTGAGCTAAAAATTGGCGGTATGAGCTGTGTTAATTGTGCTAACTCAATTGCCAAATCAGCCTTAAAAATCCCTGGCATTAAATCAGCAAATGTTGATTTTAACACTCATTGCGGGATTTTTGAATATGAAAAAGATGCCGATATACAAGCCCTTAAAGATAAGATAATTAAGCTTGGTTTTAACATAGCTAAAAGCCAAAATGAGCTAGAGATATCACAACAAAAAGAGCTAAAAAGCCTTAAAACCAAATTTATCATCTGCACCATTATAAGCGTGATTTTAATGTGGATAGAGATGGGCGGGCATGATCTTAAAATAGTGATGATTATACTAGCTAGTATTGGGGTGTTTTATTGTGGGTTTGGGTTTTATTCTCATGCTATAAAGAGCTTAAAAGAGCGTAATTATGATATGAATGTGCTAATATTTTTAGGCACTTTTTGCGCATTTTGCTACTCTATTTTTGCTACAATTTTTCATAATCAAATTCCAACAAATCTAAACTATCTATATTTTAGCGGCGCAACTATGATACTATCATTTGTTTTGCTTGGTAGATATCTAGAGTCCAAAGCCAAGGCCTTAGCCCTATCTCACTTAAAATCCTTAATGGATTTAAGCCCCACTAAAGCCTTTATCATAACTAGTGATGGTAGCACCAAAGAGATAGAGGCAAATAGGCTTAAAATCGGTGATATAGTTCTAGTCAAAACAGGCTCTATCATCCCATGCGATGGCGTGATAACAAATGGTGGAGCTGAGATTGATACAAGTGCGATAAATGGCGAGAGTATGCCTGTATATCGTAGCGTGGCTCAAGAGGTTTATAGTGGGACTTTGGTCTGTAATGGTCATATATTAATCAAAGTTAGCAAAAATCCAGATTCAACTCTTTTAGCTCAAATTTCAAAACTCATCCAAACCGCAGCAAGCAAAAAACTAGCCATCTCCAAACTAGCTGATAAGGTGGCTAATATCTTTGTTCCTAGCGTTGTTGGCGTGGCGGTGGTTACCCTTTTAGCTTGGATGAGTGCGAATATGCCTTTTCAAGGGATTTTAAGCGCTATTTGTGTGCTTATCATCTCATGCCCTTGCGCTCTTGGACTAGCTACTCCGATTGCTGTGGTATGCGCTATTTCACTAGCTTTAAAACACTCTATTTTAATCAAAAATCCATCTGCCTTAGAGCAGTTTAGCAATCTCAAATTTGCAGTATTTGACAAAACTGGCACCATCACAACTGGCGATATCAGCGTGATAGAAACAAATTTAAATCAAGAGAGTTTATCATTAGTAGCTAGTATTTCAGCCTTAAGCTCTCACCCCATCTCAAAGGCAATAGCGCAATACGCCAAAGAGCTGATAGATACAAAATTTCAAGCTAAATTTGAGTATATTAGCGGGCTTGGGATTAAAGGTGATAATATCTTAATTGGCAATGAGAGATTACTAAACTTAAATAAAATATTTATAGATGAGAGTAAAAAGGCTATAATAGAGCAAAAAATGGATATTGGCTATGGGGTTATCTTAGTAGCGATTGATGGCGAATTTAGCGGATATATCGCAATTAGCGATACTATAAAGCCTGAGGCAAAAGAGATTATAAAGAGCCTAAAATCACAAAATATAACTCCGGTTATTTTAAGCGGTGATAGCCATAAAATCAGCAATTTAGTAGCCAAAGAGCTTGATATAGATATGGTTTATAGTGAGGTTTTGCCACAACAAAAATATGAGATAATAGAGAATTTAAAACAATCTGGCAAAGTCGCCTTCATCGCTGATGGCATCAACGATGCAGCCGCATTAAGGGCTGCTGATATATCTATAGCTATGAACTCAGGTAGCGACCTAGCCAAAAATAGCGCCGATATAATTTTGATGAGAAATAATCTAAATGGCGTCTTAAAAACATTAAATTTAGCTCAAAAAAGTAGCACCACAATAAAACAAAATTTGATTTGGGCTTTTGGCTATAATGCCCTTTGTATCCCTGTAGCTGCTGGAGTTTTGGAGCCTCATTTTGGAATTCATCTAACGCCTATGTGGGCGGCATTTGCTATGAGTCTTAGCTCTATTAGTGTGGTTTTAAATTCGCTTAGATTAAAGCTTAGTAAAATTTAA
- a CDS encoding heavy-metal-associated domain-containing protein, whose translation MKFEVKNINCQSCVNLIKNSLEDEFGDIDIDLSCEPKILNVNITDNQTKAKFIDELDELGFEIIREI comes from the coding sequence GTGAAATTTGAAGTTAAAAATATCAATTGCCAAAGTTGTGTAAATTTGATTAAGAATTCTCTTGAAGATGAATTTGGAGATATCGATATTGATCTATCTTGTGAGCCAAAAATTTTAAATGTCAATATAACTGATAATCAAACCAAAGCTAAATTTATAGATGAATTAGATGAGCTTGGGTTTGAGATTATAAGAGAAATTTAG
- a CDS encoding YebC/PmpR family DNA-binding transcriptional regulator, with amino-acid sequence MGRAFEYRRASKEARWDKMSKLFPKLAKAITVAAKEGGSDPDMNPKLRSAIATAKAQNMPKDNIDAAIKRASGKDSSDIKTIFYDGKAAHGVQIIVEAATDNATRTVANVKAIFNKNGGEILPSGSLSFMFSRKAVFEVELPSGDLEELELELIDYGLELLEQGEDSLMIYGDYKSFGTLSDGIEKCNLTLKKGSLQYIPNSTISLNDEELSEIEKLLDKLDDDDDIQAVYTNIE; translated from the coding sequence ATGGGACGAGCATTTGAGTATAGAAGAGCTAGTAAAGAGGCTAGATGGGATAAGATGAGCAAGTTATTCCCAAAATTAGCCAAAGCGATCACAGTAGCGGCCAAAGAGGGCGGGAGCGATCCAGATATGAACCCAAAACTCCGCTCAGCCATAGCTACAGCCAAAGCTCAAAATATGCCAAAAGATAATATTGACGCAGCAATCAAAAGAGCAAGCGGCAAAGATAGTAGCGATATCAAAACGATATTTTATGATGGTAAGGCTGCTCACGGCGTTCAAATCATCGTAGAAGCAGCTACTGATAATGCCACTAGGACAGTAGCAAATGTAAAGGCTATATTTAACAAAAATGGTGGAGAGATTTTACCAAGTGGTAGCCTTAGTTTTATGTTTAGTCGTAAGGCGGTATTTGAAGTAGAGTTACCAAGTGGCGATCTAGAAGAGTTGGAATTAGAGCTTATAGATTATGGTCTTGAGTTATTAGAACAAGGCGAAGATAGCTTGATGATATATGGTGATTATAAGAGCTTTGGCACACTTAGTGATGGGATTGAGAAGTGCAATTTAACACTTAAAAAAGGTAGCTTACAATACATTCCAAATTCCACAATTTCGCTCAATGATGAAGAGCTTAGCGAGATTGAAAAGCTTTTAGATAAGCTTGATGATGACGATGATATCCAAGCAGTATATACAAATATAGAATAA
- a CDS encoding peptidylprolyl isomerase — protein sequence MEELKIYDIDTNELSKCKFAVIKTDKGDMIAELYPDETPQTVANFVELAKSGFYDGLNFHRVIPNFVIQGGCPYGNGVGGPGWRIKCECVGQKRKHNRGSLSMAHAGRDTGGSQFFVCHSPQPHLNGVHTIFGELIDDESKSVLDAIRQGDKITTIEIKESL from the coding sequence ATGGAAGAGTTAAAAATATATGATATAGATACCAATGAATTATCTAAATGTAAATTCGCAGTTATCAAAACAGATAAAGGCGATATGATAGCCGAGTTATATCCAGATGAGACCCCACAAACTGTAGCTAACTTTGTAGAATTAGCTAAATCTGGATTTTATGATGGACTTAATTTTCATAGAGTTATACCAAATTTCGTTATCCAAGGTGGTTGCCCGTACGGTAATGGAGTTGGTGGCCCAGGTTGGAGAATCAAATGCGAATGTGTCGGTCAAAAACGCAAACATAATAGAGGTAGCCTAAGCATGGCGCACGCTGGCAGAGATACAGGCGGTAGCCAATTTTTCGTATGCCATAGCCCACAACCACATCTTAATGGCGTCCATACTATATTTGGCGAGTTAATAGATGATGAGAGTAAGAGTGTTTTAGATGCGATTAGACAAGGGGATAAAATCACTACTATAGAGATCAAAGAGAGTTTATAA